The proteins below come from a single Fodinicola acaciae genomic window:
- a CDS encoding right-handed parallel beta-helix repeat-containing protein, producing MAIRHIVTVICALLLSSLPGTVAAADAAAPPAEICGNDSVLGGGPTTAPDGAVVVPAGDNSGVDFRLPGKTYWFASGVHTLGGDEFDQVIPGDGSHFVGAPGAVLDGQHVNRYAFTQQATNVVIEYLTIQNFGKPAGNNNEGVVNHDAASGWTIRYSTIRDNAGAGVMLGSGDKVSDNCLTANGQYGFSAYTPTGPANIVLDHNEISYNNTDDWESRIDGCGCTGGGKFWSSANVTVTNNYVHHNKSVGIWADNNNRGFLIEGNYIADNDDAGIMYETSYNAAIRNNTLIRNALVSGPRNPGFPTAALYVSESGADSRVDTAYNTTLDISGNQFVDNWSGVVLWENADRFCGSPANTSTGECTLVNPSVVTADSCNATNIANSPYFGDCRWKTQNVKVHDNLFQLTAANAGSACTPDNGCGFNALMSNYGTYPDWSPYRGTTVQDAITYHQGNVFSANTYRGPWRFLPYDQSNIVSFAEWQAAPYGQDAGSTLS from the coding sequence ATGGCAATCCGGCACATCGTCACGGTTATCTGCGCTCTCCTGCTCAGCAGCCTCCCCGGCACGGTCGCAGCGGCGGACGCGGCCGCGCCGCCGGCGGAGATCTGCGGCAACGACAGTGTGCTCGGCGGCGGGCCGACCACTGCGCCGGATGGTGCGGTCGTGGTGCCGGCCGGCGACAACAGCGGCGTCGACTTTCGGTTGCCAGGCAAAACGTACTGGTTCGCCAGCGGCGTCCACACGCTCGGCGGCGACGAGTTCGACCAGGTGATCCCCGGCGACGGCAGTCATTTCGTCGGTGCGCCAGGAGCGGTCCTGGACGGCCAGCACGTCAACCGGTATGCCTTCACACAGCAGGCGACGAATGTCGTCATCGAATACCTGACCATCCAGAATTTTGGCAAGCCGGCCGGAAACAACAACGAAGGCGTGGTCAACCACGACGCGGCCAGCGGCTGGACGATCCGCTACAGCACGATACGCGACAACGCCGGTGCCGGCGTGATGCTGGGGTCCGGCGACAAGGTGAGCGACAACTGCCTGACCGCCAATGGGCAGTACGGATTCAGTGCGTACACACCGACCGGTCCGGCCAACATCGTCCTTGACCACAACGAAATCTCCTACAACAACACCGACGACTGGGAGAGCCGGATCGACGGCTGCGGCTGCACCGGCGGCGGCAAGTTCTGGAGCTCGGCGAATGTCACGGTGACCAACAACTACGTCCACCACAACAAAAGTGTCGGCATCTGGGCCGACAACAACAACCGCGGTTTTCTCATCGAAGGCAACTACATCGCCGACAACGACGACGCCGGCATCATGTACGAGACCAGCTACAACGCGGCGATCCGTAACAACACACTGATCCGCAACGCATTGGTCAGCGGCCCGCGCAACCCCGGATTTCCAACCGCCGCCTTGTACGTGTCCGAGTCCGGTGCCGACAGCCGCGTCGACACTGCCTACAACACCACCCTCGACATCTCCGGAAACCAGTTCGTCGACAACTGGAGCGGTGTCGTGCTGTGGGAGAACGCCGACCGGTTCTGCGGTTCGCCGGCCAACACCAGCACCGGAGAATGTACGCTGGTCAACCCGTCGGTGGTGACCGCGGACAGCTGCAACGCCACCAACATCGCCAACAGTCCCTACTTCGGCGACTGCCGGTGGAAGACGCAGAACGTCAAGGTCCACGACAACCTTTTCCAGCTGACCGCGGCAAATGCCGGCTCTGCCTGCACGCCAGACAACGGTTGCGGCTTCAACGCACTGATGTCCAACTACGGCACTTATCCCGACTGGTCGCCATATCGCGGCACGACCGTGCAGGACGCGATCACCTACCACCAGGGAAACGTGTTCAGCGCCAACACCTATCGCGGTCCGTGGCGGTTCCTGCCATACGA